Proteins encoded by one window of Mesorhizobium sp. INR15:
- a CDS encoding ABC transporter ATP-binding protein — MADVNIQGVTKSFGEHVAVNNLDLHIQDGEFVVLLGPTGAGKTTTLRLIAGLERPDSGSIHIGGHDATTLSPAERDTAFVFQQYSLYPHLSVFDNLAFPLRSPARRLSADAIRRRVEEVAKMVRIDHKLTNRSTKLSGGEMQRVAIGRALVRKPSIYLMDEPLSSLDAKLRADLRLELKRIQSELGATMLYVTHDQIEAMTMADRIGILADGELVQIGSPRTIYSEPANLHVAARLGQPAINLLPAGLLPDGGAPTGTKTIGARTEHLSIDKATNGHADGIVDWVEHLGDQNHLHLTVGEKKLVTLTDPDTSLAKGDKVTIRYRAPLYFGQDGQRLT, encoded by the coding sequence ATGGCTGACGTCAACATCCAGGGCGTGACCAAGAGCTTCGGCGAGCATGTCGCGGTCAACAATCTCGACCTGCATATCCAGGATGGCGAATTCGTCGTGCTGCTAGGACCGACCGGCGCCGGCAAGACGACCACGCTTCGGCTGATTGCCGGGCTCGAACGGCCAGATAGCGGGAGCATCCACATCGGCGGCCATGACGCGACCACGCTGTCACCCGCCGAGCGGGACACCGCCTTCGTCTTCCAGCAATATTCGCTCTATCCGCATCTGTCGGTGTTCGACAACCTGGCCTTCCCGCTGCGCTCGCCGGCACGCCGGCTGAGCGCGGACGCGATCCGCCGCCGGGTCGAGGAGGTGGCGAAGATGGTGCGTATCGACCACAAGCTGACCAACCGCTCGACCAAGCTGTCCGGCGGCGAGATGCAGCGCGTTGCCATTGGCCGCGCCCTGGTGCGCAAGCCGTCGATCTACCTGATGGACGAGCCGCTGTCGTCGCTCGACGCCAAGCTGCGCGCCGATCTGAGGCTGGAGCTGAAACGCATCCAGTCCGAACTGGGTGCCACCATGCTCTATGTCACGCACGACCAGATCGAGGCGATGACCATGGCCGATCGCATCGGCATCCTCGCCGACGGCGAGCTGGTGCAGATCGGCTCGCCACGAACGATCTATTCCGAGCCGGCAAACCTGCATGTCGCGGCCCGGCTCGGACAACCCGCGATCAACCTCTTGCCGGCCGGCCTGCTTCCGGACGGTGGCGCGCCGACCGGGACGAAGACGATCGGCGCACGCACCGAGCATCTGTCGATCGACAAGGCAACGAATGGCCATGCCGACGGCATCGTCGACTGGGTCGAACATCTGGGCGACCAGAACCATCTGCATCTGACGGTGGGCGAGAAGAAACTGGTGACGCTGACCGATCCCGACACTTCGCTGGCCAAGGGCGACAAGGTGACGATCCGATACCGGGCGCCGCTGTATTTTGGTCAGGATGGCCAGCGGCTGACGTGA
- a CDS encoding dihydroxyacetone kinase subunit DhaK, translated as MKHFFNRRESIVTEALDGLLRTSASGDLVRLDGYPAIKVVLRADWDKTRVAVISGGGAGHEPSHAGFVGKGMLTAAVSGDIFASPSVEAVLAAIRAATGPAGCLLVVKNYTGDRLNFGLAAEKARIEGFAVEMAIVGDDIALPDIAQPRGVAGTLFVHKISGHLSEAGKDLGTVTAAARAAARDIISLGLSLSSCSIPGQEHEERLGENDGELGLGIHGEPGIERITLRSADALVALMTERLAPKLDEARDHVLLINNLGAVPPLEMALIAKAVMASPLAGMVKFTVGPAALMTALNMNGFSLSLMPLDREREAALLAPASPHAWPPARTVQPVQIVPMPKVPAAAAVRASHNVAAERLITAVCKRLISLETELNRLDAKTGDGDTGSTVTVGARAVMDGLAALPLADTTKSLAGIGDILGTAMGGSSGVLLSIFFTAAAQASSLGATLPKALLAGLDRMTFYGGARAGDRTMIDALEPALKALDNGGIGQAASAARKGAAATATMRKAKAGRSAYLGDQLEGIADPGAFAVAEVFAAMAELLATA; from the coding sequence ATGAAGCATTTCTTCAACCGTCGCGAATCAATCGTCACCGAGGCCCTGGACGGCCTGTTGCGCACCTCGGCGTCCGGCGACCTCGTTCGTCTTGACGGCTATCCAGCCATCAAGGTCGTGCTGCGTGCCGACTGGGACAAGACGCGTGTGGCCGTCATATCCGGCGGCGGTGCCGGACATGAGCCTTCCCATGCCGGCTTCGTCGGCAAAGGGATGCTGACAGCAGCCGTGTCCGGCGACATCTTTGCCTCACCAAGCGTTGAAGCCGTGCTGGCCGCCATTCGCGCCGCCACCGGTCCGGCCGGTTGTTTGCTTGTCGTCAAGAACTACACCGGTGACCGCCTGAACTTCGGCCTTGCCGCCGAGAAGGCGCGCATCGAGGGCTTTGCAGTCGAGATGGCGATCGTCGGTGACGATATCGCCCTGCCCGACATCGCGCAGCCCCGCGGTGTCGCCGGCACTTTGTTCGTGCACAAGATATCAGGACATCTCTCCGAAGCCGGCAAGGACCTCGGCACGGTAACCGCCGCGGCAAGAGCCGCCGCCAGGGACATCATTTCGCTCGGCCTGTCGCTGTCATCCTGCTCCATCCCGGGCCAGGAGCACGAAGAACGGCTGGGGGAGAACGACGGCGAGCTCGGCCTCGGCATTCATGGCGAACCCGGCATCGAACGCATCACATTGCGGAGTGCCGACGCGCTGGTCGCACTGATGACGGAGCGCCTTGCCCCAAAGCTCGACGAAGCCAGGGACCATGTCCTTTTGATCAACAATCTCGGCGCCGTGCCGCCACTCGAGATGGCACTCATCGCCAAGGCTGTTATGGCATCGCCACTGGCTGGGATGGTGAAGTTCACCGTCGGTCCGGCAGCGCTGATGACGGCACTCAACATGAACGGCTTTTCGCTGTCGCTGATGCCGCTCGACCGCGAGCGGGAAGCGGCTTTGCTCGCGCCGGCCAGCCCGCATGCCTGGCCTCCGGCAAGGACAGTGCAGCCCGTGCAGATCGTGCCGATGCCCAAGGTCCCGGCGGCCGCGGCCGTCCGTGCCAGCCACAATGTTGCCGCCGAGCGGCTGATCACCGCCGTGTGCAAACGGCTGATCTCGCTCGAAACCGAATTGAACCGCCTTGACGCCAAAACGGGCGATGGCGACACCGGCTCGACGGTGACTGTCGGTGCGCGCGCCGTGATGGATGGGCTTGCCGCATTGCCGCTCGCTGATACCACCAAAAGCCTGGCCGGTATCGGCGACATTCTGGGCACCGCCATGGGCGGCTCCAGCGGCGTGTTGCTGTCGATCTTCTTCACGGCTGCCGCACAGGCTTCGAGCCTTGGCGCAACCCTGCCCAAGGCGCTGCTTGCCGGCCTCGACCGCATGACCTTCTATGGCGGCGCGCGAGCCGGCGACCGGACCATGATCGACGCCCTCGAGCCCGCGCTCAAGGCATTGGACAACGGCGGTATCGGCCAGGCCGCGTCGGCGGCCCGCAAGGGCGCGGCGGCAACCGCCACCATGCGCAAGGCCAAGGCCGGCCGCTCCGCCTATCTCGGCGATCAGCTCGAAGGCATTGCCGATCCCGGCGCTTTTGCGGTGGCTGAAGTGTTCGCCGCAATGGCCGAGTTGCTTGCGACGGCTTGA
- the dhaL gene encoding dihydroxyacetone kinase subunit DhaL — translation MGEMITSLDLSRLITATADTISAHAEELTTLDQAIGDGDHGLNMKRGFEAVRAEADAFAAQPLPEALKAIGTKLVMTVGGASGPLFGTLFMALGKDIAAEPDRANLAAAFGKAIEAVAARGKSQVGQKTMLDVLQPVHDALLQGKPASEIAEIADRAADATIPMKASRGRASFLGDRSIGHMDAGARSVALLVRTVIETVGGRP, via the coding sequence ATGGGTGAGATGATAACATCGCTCGATCTTTCCAGGCTGATCACGGCCACGGCCGACACGATCAGCGCTCATGCCGAAGAACTGACCACGCTCGACCAGGCGATCGGCGACGGCGACCACGGCCTGAACATGAAGCGCGGCTTCGAGGCGGTACGCGCGGAAGCCGATGCATTTGCCGCACAGCCGCTGCCCGAGGCATTGAAGGCGATCGGCACCAAACTGGTGATGACGGTGGGTGGCGCTTCAGGACCCCTGTTTGGAACGCTGTTCATGGCGCTCGGCAAGGATATTGCCGCCGAACCCGACCGCGCCAATCTGGCGGCGGCTTTCGGCAAGGCGATCGAGGCGGTGGCCGCCAGAGGCAAGTCGCAGGTCGGGCAAAAGACCATGCTTGATGTGCTGCAGCCGGTGCATGACGCTCTGCTGCAAGGCAAGCCGGCCTCGGAAATCGCCGAGATCGCCGATCGGGCGGCTGACGCCACCATTCCCATGAAAGCATCCCGGGGCCGCGCCTCATTCCTCGGCGACCGCTCGATCGGTCATATGGATGCCGGTGCGCGATCGGTCGCACTGCTGGTGCGGACCGTGATTGAAACTGTCGGGGGACGCCCGTGA
- the dhaM gene encoding dihydroxyacetone kinase phosphoryl donor subunit DhaM codes for MSNVGIVIVSHSPLVAEGTADMVRQMVGDEVPLAWCGGNGHGGLGTSVEAIMGAIDKAWSEAGVAILVDLGGAETNSEMAVEMIGEPRAHKIIVCNAPIVEGAVMAATEASGGASLKEVVATAHELSPS; via the coding sequence GTGAGCAATGTCGGCATCGTCATCGTCTCGCATTCACCGCTGGTCGCGGAAGGTACCGCCGACATGGTTCGTCAGATGGTCGGCGACGAAGTGCCGCTTGCATGGTGCGGCGGAAACGGCCATGGCGGGCTCGGCACCAGCGTCGAAGCGATCATGGGCGCCATCGACAAGGCCTGGTCGGAGGCCGGCGTCGCCATCCTGGTTGATCTTGGCGGCGCCGAGACCAACAGCGAAATGGCCGTCGAGATGATAGGCGAGCCGCGCGCGCACAAGATCATCGTCTGCAACGCGCCGATCGTGGAAGGTGCCGTGATGGCGGCGACGGAGGCGTCCGGCGGCGCCTCGTTGAAAGAAGTGGTGGCGACAGCGCATGAGTTGTCGCCGTCGTGA
- a CDS encoding HPr family phosphocarrier protein yields MSASAEATVLITHDVGLHARPSVKFTKLAKTFAAVVEVALAANGPWFDAKSIVKVMAAKAPKGTMLHIRARGDGAGEAVEALIELVLRDFDEGEDHARTA; encoded by the coding sequence ATGTCCGCCTCCGCCGAAGCAACCGTTCTGATAACCCACGATGTGGGTCTGCATGCGCGCCCTTCGGTGAAGTTCACTAAGCTCGCCAAGACCTTTGCCGCCGTGGTGGAGGTGGCGCTTGCCGCTAATGGGCCATGGTTCGACGCCAAGAGCATCGTCAAGGTGATGGCGGCGAAGGCGCCGAAAGGCACGATGCTGCACATCCGCGCCAGGGGCGATGGCGCCGGCGAAGCGGTCGAGGCGCTGATCGAACTGGTGCTGCGCGATTTCGACGAGGGCGAGGATCATGCCCGAACCGCTTAG
- the ptsP gene encoding phosphoenolpyruvate--protein phosphotransferase, whose product MPEPLRLQGISASAGYAEGPLFEFDRVASAYTAKGSAADEKAALETSIGIAKDRLAALIGTSDGDAADILEFQIAMLEDDALTGPAFASIASGQPADVAWRQGLDAEAAGYEASDQDYFRARAADIKDIRDQVLRALTEDGEVTAPPGAIFYGEDIAPTRFLDTDWRRGGGIALKAGSAASHVAMLARSRGVPMIVGLGVVGPDVSPGNLAGIALLDAEHGSVVLSPSKAEIDAFRRSSSSFSARRDQAATFLAGPAVTKAGTAVRVQVNIADPLEVDGIDVETCDGVGLMRTEFLFGKMLPDEETQYRAYRKVLEWAGDKPVTIRTVDAGGDKPVPGFTVEESNPFLGLRGIRLSLARPEIFRAQIRALLRASMHGNLKVMFPMIAVPDEYERAAALFHEEQAALAARGIAQKMPPLGIMVEVPSVAIAPEAFAHVAFLSIGSNDLTQYVMAAARDNASVAHLNSVRHPAVLRLIASVAAFGRVRDIPVSLCGDAGGDPAAIPTLIGAGLRDVSVAPAQLAMAKAAIADVSV is encoded by the coding sequence ATGCCCGAACCGCTTAGGCTCCAGGGCATTTCAGCCTCGGCCGGCTATGCCGAAGGACCGCTGTTCGAGTTCGACCGGGTTGCGTCAGCCTACACCGCCAAGGGATCGGCCGCCGATGAGAAGGCGGCGCTCGAAACGTCAATCGGCATCGCCAAGGACCGGCTGGCGGCGCTGATCGGAACAAGCGATGGCGACGCGGCGGACATACTCGAATTCCAGATCGCCATGCTGGAGGATGACGCGCTGACCGGTCCGGCCTTTGCGTCGATCGCCTCTGGCCAGCCGGCGGATGTTGCCTGGCGGCAGGGGCTCGACGCCGAAGCCGCCGGCTACGAGGCTTCGGATCAGGACTATTTCAGGGCCAGGGCCGCCGATATCAAGGACATTCGCGATCAGGTGCTGCGGGCGCTGACCGAGGATGGCGAGGTCACCGCACCTCCAGGCGCCATTTTCTATGGCGAGGACATCGCGCCGACGCGCTTTCTCGATACCGACTGGCGTCGCGGCGGCGGCATCGCGCTGAAGGCGGGAAGTGCTGCCAGCCATGTCGCCATGCTGGCACGCTCACGCGGCGTGCCGATGATCGTAGGCCTTGGCGTGGTTGGCCCTGACGTCTCGCCCGGCAATCTCGCCGGCATTGCGCTGCTCGACGCGGAACATGGCAGTGTTGTGCTTTCACCGTCGAAAGCCGAGATCGATGCTTTCCGGCGATCATCGTCATCATTCTCCGCCCGGCGCGATCAGGCCGCGACTTTTCTGGCGGGGCCAGCGGTGACCAAAGCCGGCACGGCGGTGCGCGTGCAAGTCAACATCGCCGATCCGCTTGAAGTCGACGGCATCGATGTCGAGACCTGCGACGGTGTCGGGCTGATGCGCACCGAGTTCCTGTTCGGCAAGATGCTGCCTGATGAGGAGACGCAATATCGCGCCTATCGAAAGGTGCTGGAATGGGCCGGCGACAAGCCGGTGACGATCCGCACCGTCGACGCCGGCGGCGACAAGCCGGTCCCCGGCTTCACCGTCGAGGAAAGCAACCCGTTCCTCGGACTGCGCGGCATAAGACTGTCGCTGGCACGGCCGGAAATCTTCCGGGCGCAGATTCGCGCCTTGCTGCGCGCGTCCATGCACGGCAATCTGAAGGTCATGTTTCCAATGATCGCCGTGCCGGACGAATATGAGCGTGCCGCAGCCTTGTTCCATGAGGAGCAGGCCGCGCTTGCCGCGCGTGGCATCGCACAGAAAATGCCGCCGCTCGGCATCATGGTCGAGGTGCCTTCCGTGGCGATCGCACCCGAAGCCTTCGCGCATGTCGCCTTCCTGTCGATCGGATCCAACGACCTCACCCAGTATGTGATGGCCGCCGCTCGCGACAATGCGTCGGTGGCGCACCTCAATTCGGTTCGCCATCCGGCGGTGCTGCGGCTGATCGCATCGGTCGCTGCCTTTGGCAGGGTGCGCGATATTCCGGTCAGCCTGTGCGGCGATGCCGGCGGCGATCCAGCCGCCATTCCCACATTGATCGGGGCCGGCCTGCGCGATGTCTCCGTGGCGCCAGCTCAACTCGCCATGGCCAAGGCGGCCATCGCGGACGTTTCGGTCTAG
- the dhaK gene encoding dihydroxyacetone kinase subunit DhaK, protein MKKFLNSVDTVLTESLDGFVAAHADILVLGDGHKFVRRRTLKPGKVALISGGGSGHEPLHGGLVGHGMLDAACPGQVFTSPTPDQMLAAAEAVDTGAGCLFIVKNYEGDVMNFEMAAEMSDGILQVVTNDDVAVENSSYTTGRRGVAGTLVVEKVLGAAAEQGMALKQLKALGERVNGLTRSMGVALTSCTVPAAGKPTFDIGDGEMEFGVGIHGEPGRRRDRLKSADAIAEEICAAIAGDLDKRAKGPALLFVNGFGGTPLMELYLMYNSARRIFEKHGVTIARSLVGSYVTSLDMAGCSITLTMLDDEISGYWDAPVHTAGLRWGM, encoded by the coding sequence GTGAAGAAGTTCCTGAATTCCGTGGACACGGTGCTGACCGAAAGCCTCGATGGATTCGTCGCCGCCCATGCCGACATCCTGGTGCTGGGTGACGGCCACAAGTTTGTCCGCCGCAGGACATTGAAGCCGGGCAAGGTGGCGTTGATCTCCGGCGGCGGTTCCGGCCATGAACCGTTGCATGGCGGGCTGGTCGGCCACGGCATGCTGGATGCCGCCTGCCCCGGCCAGGTCTTCACCTCGCCGACGCCGGATCAGATGCTGGCCGCGGCGGAAGCCGTCGACACCGGCGCCGGGTGCCTGTTCATCGTCAAGAATTACGAAGGCGATGTGATGAACTTCGAGATGGCGGCCGAAATGTCGGACGGCATCCTGCAGGTGGTGACCAATGACGATGTCGCCGTCGAGAATTCATCATACACCACGGGACGGCGTGGCGTTGCCGGCACGCTGGTGGTTGAGAAGGTCCTCGGCGCCGCCGCCGAGCAAGGCATGGCGCTGAAACAGCTGAAAGCCCTGGGCGAGCGTGTCAACGGATTGACGCGCTCGATGGGCGTGGCGCTGACCAGCTGCACGGTGCCGGCGGCAGGCAAGCCGACCTTCGACATTGGTGATGGCGAGATGGAATTCGGCGTCGGCATTCATGGCGAACCCGGACGACGCCGCGACAGGTTGAAGAGCGCCGATGCCATCGCCGAGGAGATATGCGCGGCGATAGCAGGGGATCTCGACAAGCGCGCGAAAGGACCTGCCCTGTTGTTCGTCAACGGCTTCGGCGGCACGCCGCTGATGGAGCTCTATCTGATGTACAACAGCGCACGCCGGATTTTTGAAAAGCATGGCGTGACGATCGCCCGCTCACTGGTCGGCTCCTACGTGACTTCACTCGACATGGCCGGCTGTTCGATCACACTGACCATGCTTGACGACGAGATCTCCGGCTACTGGGACGCACCGGTGCACACCGCAGGGCTGCGCTGGGGCATGTAG
- a CDS encoding nucleotidyltransferase family protein, which produces MLPQLTPSEEKLLLTFADPEATVTGADVFGAATLSALLANAEFHGVLPIMLRKLRERGDQHLPRDAMVQEQLFELRQQATMVTGQSMLLQYHGDRIMKALAADGIPARIVKGPVFARRLYHHVNDRPFTDIDILVDPVNLPAANRVIATCGFELGSNEAESYALQEFKWLEKENSSLLIELHGNLVHDTGMRRRLSLGFQELQTIDGQATDTPAALLTIAIVHAAGGHKFHRLQLCVDVLQGVRMMQSSQSEQRLLEAARMTGIELELAIVLNVTGQLFNEERALELAGRIKPGLSIRLAKRLITTSTLLSVNSRNKIGSRLRRDAFRWIQRLAKAQPRAT; this is translated from the coding sequence ATGCTGCCACAGCTTACACCTTCCGAAGAAAAACTGCTTTTGACCTTCGCGGACCCCGAGGCGACGGTCACGGGCGCGGACGTTTTCGGCGCCGCGACGCTCTCCGCCCTGCTCGCCAATGCAGAATTCCACGGCGTCCTGCCGATCATGCTGCGCAAGCTTAGGGAACGCGGCGACCAGCATTTGCCTCGGGACGCGATGGTTCAGGAACAGCTCTTTGAGCTTCGACAACAAGCGACGATGGTCACCGGCCAGTCGATGCTGCTGCAATATCACGGCGACCGCATCATGAAGGCGCTCGCGGCCGACGGGATCCCGGCGCGGATCGTCAAGGGCCCTGTCTTCGCGCGAAGACTCTACCATCATGTCAACGACCGGCCATTCACAGACATCGACATCCTTGTCGATCCGGTCAATTTGCCCGCGGCAAACCGCGTCATCGCGACATGCGGTTTCGAACTCGGCAGCAACGAGGCCGAGTCCTACGCCCTGCAGGAATTCAAATGGCTCGAAAAGGAGAATTCGAGCCTGCTGATCGAGTTGCATGGCAATCTGGTGCATGACACGGGAATGCGGCGGCGGCTGTCGCTGGGTTTTCAGGAACTGCAGACGATCGATGGCCAGGCCACCGACACGCCTGCGGCGCTTTTGACCATCGCCATCGTCCATGCAGCCGGCGGCCACAAATTTCACCGCCTGCAGCTTTGCGTGGATGTGTTGCAAGGCGTGCGGATGATGCAATCATCTCAGTCGGAACAAAGATTGCTCGAAGCCGCCCGCATGACGGGTATCGAGCTCGAACTGGCGATCGTGCTCAATGTCACCGGCCAGTTGTTCAATGAAGAACGCGCGCTTGAACTGGCGGGCCGGATCAAGCCCGGTCTCTCGATCAGGCTTGCCAAACGGCTGATCACAACCAGCACGCTGCTCAGCGTGAATTCCCGCAACAAGATCGGCTCGCGGCTGCGCCGTGATGCCTTCCGATGGATCCAGAGATTGGCGAAAGCCCAACCTCGCGCCACCTGA
- a CDS encoding serine kinase, translating to MTEPAVCYALNGQVLGIYAERADLWQDYDAMLGSLRVTGAAEPDFRINIVETELLDEAPDGSLTFDGEIPEDGHCRMLEDGQIVHLIFPGRQTASINGAEGWAEIRIRPDTKPVWTLSMLVLDAALDADDQHMLHTAGLTLPDRDAVVLIHAPSGTGKSTTSLALATQGFGLCSDDAMVLKLAPGKAEAWGLPRHVKIHRITAEMIPVVAPCLGLQWDRNGEQAVSLERLREILRVEGSGLKPVAALLHLARSPDSQTRLVAMTRTDAMAALAADNVRIGKTGLMPLQKRRMGAIAKLVMAVPTFTLEVGASPADAAQLIRQALAQQD from the coding sequence TTGACTGAACCTGCTGTCTGCTATGCCCTCAATGGCCAGGTTCTGGGCATTTATGCCGAACGCGCCGACCTCTGGCAGGACTATGACGCCATGCTTGGCAGCCTGCGGGTAACCGGCGCGGCCGAACCGGATTTTCGGATCAACATCGTCGAGACCGAATTGCTGGACGAGGCGCCGGACGGATCGCTCACCTTCGACGGCGAGATCCCAGAAGATGGCCATTGCCGAATGCTCGAGGACGGACAGATCGTGCATCTGATCTTTCCTGGCCGTCAGACAGCGTCGATCAACGGCGCGGAAGGCTGGGCGGAAATTCGGATCCGGCCTGACACGAAACCCGTCTGGACGCTGTCGATGCTGGTGCTTGATGCCGCACTCGACGCCGACGATCAGCATATGCTGCATACTGCCGGCCTGACGCTGCCGGACCGCGATGCCGTCGTCCTGATCCACGCTCCGAGCGGCACCGGCAAGAGCACCACATCGCTGGCATTGGCGACGCAAGGGTTCGGCCTTTGCTCCGATGACGCGATGGTCCTCAAGCTTGCGCCGGGCAAGGCGGAGGCCTGGGGCCTGCCGCGCCACGTCAAGATCCATCGCATCACCGCCGAAATGATACCAGTCGTAGCGCCGTGCCTGGGCCTCCAATGGGACCGCAATGGCGAGCAGGCGGTGTCGCTTGAGCGCTTGCGCGAGATCCTGCGTGTTGAAGGTTCAGGTCTGAAGCCCGTCGCGGCACTTCTCCATCTTGCCCGCTCGCCCGACAGCCAGACCAGGCTTGTTGCCATGACCAGGACGGATGCGATGGCGGCGCTGGCAGCCGACAACGTTCGAATAGGCAAGACCGGATTGATGCCGCTGCAAAAGCGCCGCATGGGTGCCATCGCGAAGCTGGTCATGGCGGTCCCGACCTTCACGCTGGAGGTGGGGGCAAGCCCGGCGGATGCGGCACAGCTTATTCGCCAGGCGCTGGCGCAGCAGGACTGA
- a CDS encoding lasso peptide biosynthesis B2 protein, whose translation MADGSLLRALFRCHLWASARLMPLLIGSRSFEAVLKWAPLTSPTPYRGLPSSYIISRVNHTVRHPWLMRDRRCLREGLLGHRFLRLAGFDPDLRFGVDPKSMQAPRMSAHCWVCLDGRPVVSDSLPGMVEIYRHHADARKVRAA comes from the coding sequence ATGGCTGACGGTTCTCTCCTGCGCGCCCTGTTTCGTTGCCATCTCTGGGCAAGCGCGCGGCTGATGCCGCTCCTGATCGGCAGTCGGAGTTTCGAAGCAGTGCTCAAATGGGCGCCGCTCACGTCACCCACACCGTATCGCGGCTTGCCGTCCTCATACATCATATCCCGGGTCAACCACACGGTCCGGCATCCCTGGCTGATGCGCGATCGCCGATGCCTGAGAGAGGGCTTGCTCGGCCATCGGTTCCTGCGTCTTGCCGGCTTCGATCCGGACCTGCGCTTTGGTGTTGACCCGAAGTCCATGCAGGCGCCCCGCATGTCGGCGCATTGCTGGGTCTGCCTCGACGGCAGGCCGGTCGTCAGTGACAGCCTGCCCGGCATGGTGGAAATCTATCGCCATCACGCCGATGCCCGGAAGGTGCGTGCCGCTTGA
- a CDS encoding PqqD family protein, whose translation MAEIASEMILRLADDASVQNVGDGAVVLLARSGQLYTCNGTTEAFLEKVDGERSLDQIVALLSEEFEVDKGTLGQDMTALATDLVSEGILAAPGA comes from the coding sequence ATGGCTGAAATTGCATCTGAAATGATTCTGCGGCTGGCGGACGACGCCTCGGTCCAGAATGTCGGCGACGGCGCCGTCGTGCTTTTGGCGCGCAGCGGCCAGCTCTACACGTGCAACGGCACCACCGAGGCGTTCCTGGAAAAGGTCGATGGCGAGCGCAGTCTCGACCAGATCGTTGCCCTGTTGTCCGAAGAGTTCGAGGTCGACAAGGGTACACTCGGCCAGGACATGACGGCATTGGCGACTGATCTTGTCTCGGAAGGTATTCTCGCCGCCCCGGGCGCGTGA
- a CDS encoding DUF2259 domain-containing protein — MRMRYWIGATAVALSVNVAQAGDAAARRIIGFSPDGNYFAFEQYGTLDAGASASGWSEIDIIDTRTDAFVGGKPILVVDQSEESTLTLEQARAQAAAKAAPILAQYAIAARGERTAFDKFTFPDELVAYSDISRLEQVSQKWLSPIYDELEISTIQLDQILAGSTADCSTSFEAAQQGDTSGKALGFRLSLQGQDGKPFKMLHEDKAVPASRNCPTSYSLSESYAFTPAGKPAVLAVLVQRFSQGFEGRDRRFIAVTGQAR, encoded by the coding sequence ATGAGAATGCGATACTGGATCGGAGCGACGGCGGTGGCGCTCTCCGTCAATGTGGCGCAGGCCGGTGACGCCGCCGCACGGCGGATCATCGGCTTTTCGCCTGACGGCAATTACTTTGCCTTCGAACAATACGGCACGCTCGACGCAGGCGCCTCGGCTTCCGGCTGGTCGGAAATCGACATTATCGATACGCGCACGGATGCGTTCGTCGGCGGCAAGCCGATCCTGGTCGTTGACCAGTCCGAGGAATCGACGCTGACCCTGGAACAGGCGAGAGCCCAGGCAGCCGCCAAAGCGGCCCCAATTCTAGCCCAATATGCCATCGCTGCGCGGGGCGAGCGTACGGCTTTCGACAAGTTCACCTTTCCCGACGAGCTGGTTGCCTACAGCGACATTTCCCGCCTTGAGCAGGTGTCACAGAAATGGCTTTCGCCGATCTATGACGAACTGGAAATTTCGACGATCCAGCTCGACCAGATCCTGGCCGGCAGCACCGCCGATTGCTCCACGAGTTTCGAGGCCGCGCAGCAAGGCGATACATCGGGCAAGGCGCTCGGCTTTCGCCTGTCATTGCAGGGACAGGATGGCAAACCGTTCAAGATGCTACATGAGGACAAGGCCGTACCAGCATCGAGGAACTGCCCAACGTCCTATAGTCTCTCGGAATCCTACGCATTCACTCCGGCCGGCAAACCGGCGGTGCTTGCCGTCTTGGTACAGCGCTTCAGCCAAGGCTTCGAAGGCCGTGACCGACGCTTCATCGCGGTAACCGGACAGGCGCGCTGA